One Candidatus Kaelpia imicola genomic region harbors:
- a CDS encoding ABC transporter ATP-binding protein — MITLRNINKSFKVGNKKIDVLRDLSFEVAEGEILAVRGPSGAGKSTLLHTIGALERPDKGEVYLEGEDIYSFDENRKAIFRNNNIGFVFQFYYLIPELSILENVALPLFIKNIKRDKVLNKVREILKFLQIDNRKDHYPNQVSGGEQQRAAIARALIVEPKILLCDEPTGNLDSQMGGEVLKLLGLISRDRDTTIVVVTHDSDVASWAKREIYIKDGCIERDN; from the coding sequence ATGATAACGCTTAGAAATATAAATAAATCTTTTAAGGTTGGAAATAAGAAGATAGATGTTTTAAGGGATCTCTCTTTTGAGGTGGCGGAGGGTGAGATTTTAGCTGTAAGAGGTCCCTCTGGTGCCGGTAAATCAACACTTCTTCATACTATAGGAGCTTTGGAGAGGCCGGATAAGGGGGAGGTCTATTTAGAGGGAGAGGATATTTATAGCTTTGATGAAAATAGAAAGGCTATATTCAGAAATAATAATATTGGTTTTGTATTTCAGTTCTATTATTTAATTCCGGAGTTAAGTATTCTTGAGAATGTTGCATTGCCTCTCTTTATAAAAAATATCAAAAGAGATAAGGTTTTAAATAAAGTCCGGGAGATTTTAAAGTTTTTGCAGATTGATAACAGAAAAGACCACTACCCTAATCAAGTTTCGGGGGGAGAGCAGCAGCGCGCTGCTATTGCCCGGGCTCTTATAGTAGAACCTAAGATTCTTCTCTGCGATGAGCCTACGGGAAATTTGGATTCTCAAATGGGTGGAGAAGTGTTAAAATTACTTGGATTAATAAGTAGAGATAGAGATACTACTATTGTAGTTGTAACCCATGATAGCGATGTAGCTTCCTGGGCAAAAAGAGAAATT
- a CDS encoding ABC transporter permease — protein MRLEFWLARKYLLRRETKFLKLVSVITVLGVAIGVMALLVVIAVMNGFDQELEDKILGINSDILIKSQPLISKPNEIIARIQDLESVIASSSVMVGNGSLIYEGYLENIYIKGVDLKSEKKTTRIDNYLLNRLDSIPGDGIVVGKVIAQKMGLGIGSSVKVLLPFNLDSFDFKVEGIFESGMYEYDSSLAYINLQKAENIFNLLGATAIEVKIEDSYKADKIKAVIKACLGSDFDVLSWMDMNRNLFNALRLEKTAMFIILCLIILVASFNIASILIMSVLEKVKDIGVMKAIGMKNATIRGVFMMQGMLIGLSGIILGSALGGGIIYLLDNYPIIKLPSDIYYIDRLPVSTSLLDFAIIIVAALAITFISTLYPAIKASRFDPVVALRYE, from the coding sequence ATGAGGCTCGAATTCTGGCTGGCCAGGAAATATCTTCTGCGAAGAGAGACTAAATTCCTGAAACTTGTCTCTGTTATAACAGTCTTAGGTGTTGCTATTGGAGTAATGGCGCTGTTGGTTGTTATAGCTGTTATGAATGGTTTTGATCAGGAATTAGAAGATAAAATTTTAGGAATAAATTCTGACATCTTAATAAAGTCCCAGCCCCTAATCTCTAAACCGAATGAGATTATAGCCAGGATCCAAGACTTGGAAAGCGTAATAGCCAGTTCTTCTGTTATGGTAGGAAACGGAAGTCTTATCTATGAGGGTTATTTGGAGAATATATATATTAAAGGTGTAGATTTAAAAAGTGAAAAGAAGACTACCAGAATAGATAACTACCTCCTAAATAGGTTAGATAGCATACCGGGAGATGGTATCGTTGTAGGTAAAGTTATTGCCCAAAAGATGGGTCTGGGAATTGGTTCGTCCGTTAAGGTTCTTCTGCCTTTTAATCTTGATAGTTTTGATTTTAAAGTTGAAGGCATATTTGAATCAGGGATGTATGAGTATGATTCTTCTCTGGCCTATATAAATCTCCAAAAAGCAGAGAATATCTTCAATCTTCTAGGTGCAACTGCTATTGAGGTTAAGATAGAGGACTCTTATAAAGCTGATAAGATTAAAGCTGTAATTAAAGCTTGCTTAGGGTCTGATTTTGATGTTTTAAGCTGGATGGATATGAATAGAAATCTTTTTAATGCGCTTAGACTAGAAAAAACGGCAATGTTTATAATACTCTGCCTGATAATACTCGTAGCCTCTTTTAATATTGCCAGCATTCTTATTATGTCTGTATTGGAGAAAGTGAAAGATATTGGAGTTATGAAAGCAATAGGGATGAAGAATGCAACCATAAGAGGTGTCTTTATGATGCAGGGTATGCTAATAGGTCTCTCAGGTATCATTTTAGGGTCTGCCCTGGGGGGCGGGATAATATATCTTTTGGATAATTATCCTATAATAAAGCTGCCTTCGGATATCTATTATATCGACCGCTTGCCGGTCTCTACGTCTCTATTAGACTTTGCAATAATTATAGTTGCTGCTCTTGCTATAACATTTATATCTACATTATACCCTGCGATAAAGGCATCTAGGTTTGATCCTGTTGTTGCCTTGAGGTATGAATAA
- the lysS gene encoding lysine--tRNA ligase yields the protein MKDELREHKLDKLKRLEAKGINAYPNRYLPYDSIVSCLEDWEDDKEVKIAGRIMALRGHGKSIFLDLKDAASRMQVYIKNDILGEDKFATFKECFDIGDIIGVNGETFKTRTGEGTLLAKSVTMLSKSLLPLPEKWHGLKDVEIRHRKRYLDLIMNDESKERFLLKSKIINLLRSFLDKRGFIEVETPMLHAVAGGAAGAPFKTHLEVYDLDLNLRIAPELYLKRLLVGGFEKVYEINRSFRNEGVSTKHNPEFTMMELYWAYADYNDIMALTEELFSFLAREIKGSEEFEYQGKKISFKAPFKRLSFSEILGEEEIDMDRLKEIMEKKLDKKLEKLSRSQILNLCEEYIEEQLDDNPIFVVDYLKEISPLAKRKEGSSNLAERFELFIAGMEIANAYSELNNPIEQRERFQAQSGERKEHVDYDFVQALEYGMPPAGGLGIGVDRLIMVLTDAASIREVLFFPLLKPENTL from the coding sequence ATGAAAGATGAACTAAGAGAACATAAACTTGATAAACTAAAGAGATTAGAGGCCAAGGGCATAAATGCCTATCCTAACCGCTATCTGCCTTATGATTCCATAGTATCCTGCCTGGAAGATTGGGAGGATGATAAAGAAGTTAAAATTGCAGGGCGTATTATGGCTCTAAGAGGTCACGGCAAGAGCATATTTTTGGATCTTAAAGATGCAGCTTCTAGAATGCAGGTTTATATTAAAAACGATATTTTGGGCGAAGATAAGTTTGCTACTTTTAAAGAGTGTTTTGATATTGGAGATATTATTGGAGTAAATGGAGAGACTTTTAAAACACGGACTGGTGAAGGTACTCTTTTGGCAAAAAGCGTTACAATGCTGTCAAAATCACTCCTGCCTCTTCCTGAAAAGTGGCATGGATTAAAAGATGTAGAGATAAGACATAGAAAGCGTTACCTGGATTTGATTATGAACGATGAGTCCAAAGAGAGATTTTTGTTAAAAAGTAAGATAATAAATCTCCTGCGCAGCTTTCTTGATAAGAGAGGGTTTATTGAAGTTGAGACTCCCATGCTTCATGCTGTGGCAGGAGGAGCAGCCGGAGCACCTTTTAAAACTCATCTTGAAGTGTATGACTTAGACCTCAATCTTCGAATTGCACCGGAGCTTTACTTAAAGAGGTTGCTTGTTGGAGGATTTGAGAAAGTCTATGAGATAAATAGAAGCTTTAGAAATGAAGGTGTCTCTACCAAGCATAATCCTGAGTTTACCATGATGGAGCTATATTGGGCCTATGCAGATTATAACGATATAATGGCTCTGACTGAAGAACTTTTCTCTTTTCTTGCTCGTGAGATAAAAGGAAGTGAAGAGTTTGAGTATCAGGGCAAGAAGATTAGCTTTAAGGCCCCATTTAAGAGGTTAAGTTTTTCAGAGATACTGGGCGAAGAAGAGATTGATATGGATAGGCTTAAAGAGATAATGGAGAAGAAGCTCGATAAGAAATTAGAGAAACTCTCCAGGTCTCAGATTTTAAATTTATGTGAGGAGTATATAGAAGAACAACTTGATGATAACCCTATCTTTGTAGTCGATTATTTAAAAGAGATATCCCCTTTGGCTAAGAGAAAAGAGGGCAGCTCTAATCTTGCCGAGAGATTTGAACTTTTTATTGCTGGTATGGAGATTGCCAATGCATATAGCGAACTCAACAATCCGATTGAACAGAGAGAGAGATTTCAGGCCCAGAGCGGCGAAAGAAAAGAGCATGTAGATTATGATTTTGTTCAAGCTTTGGAATATGGAATGCCTCCTGCTGGAGGTTTGGGGATAGGCGTGGATAGGCTTATTATGGTACTTACTGACGCAGCTTCTATCAGAGAAGTCTTATTCTTCCCGCTGTTAAAACCAGAGAATACTTTATGA